CGGGCGAATTGTTCAGTTCCCAGCCATACAATCGATTCCTGCTGGTCACGACGGACAGAGCGCTGCACTGAATACACGAAGTTGTCGGGAAGATTCACTGTTGCGGCTTCGCGAATTCTCGCGCGTATCGATGCGAGCTCCTGAAGACGATGCTGACAACCCGGGCAGCCGGAAACGTGCTGTCGAACTTGTTCTGACTCAACCTGGCTCAGCTCGTTATCGACAAACGCCGAAAGCATTCGGTGCATTTCTGTATGGTTCATCTTCGCTCCTGAAAATAACCTTTCAGCAATTCCCGCAACTCTTCCCGTGCGCGGAAGATCCGTGACTTCACTGCCTGCGGCGAAATGCGCAGGGTCTTGGCGATCTCACCGTACGTGAGATCCTGGTATTCCCGCAAGAGGATGACCGTTCTGTGGATAGCAGACAGACGATCAAGCGCTCCGCGAATGATCTCTTTCTTTTCCTTCAGCAGGAGCTCATCAGAGCCCGTGAGAATATCCTTTGTCCGTTTCTCTCCCTCGAATTTCTTCTCGGTGAGAAAATCGAGCGGTATCAGTTTTCGGATCTTCTTCTTTCGAATCTCGTCGATGCACAGATTGACGGCAATCCGGTAGATCCAGGAGTACAGCGAGGAGTCGAACTCAAAACGATAGAGCGAACGGAAGACACGCACAAACACTTCC
This region of Ignavibacteriales bacterium genomic DNA includes:
- a CDS encoding sigma-70 family RNA polymerase sigma factor, with translation MEQQRDDFELAEAFRKGDEKAFEEIVRRYQRQVANIIYLTLGNRDEVDDLSQEVFVRVFRSLYRFEFDSSLYSWIYRIAVNLCIDEIRKKKIRKLIPLDFLTEKKFEGEKRTKDILTGSDELLLKEKKEIIRGALDRLSAIHRTVILLREYQDLTYGEIAKTLRISPQAVKSRIFRAREELRELLKGYFQERR
- a CDS encoding zf-HC2 domain-containing protein, translated to MHRMLSAFVDNELSQVESEQVRQHVSGCPGCQHRLQELASIRARIREAATVNLPDNFVYSVQRSVRRDQQESIVWLGTEQFARNVVVALFVLVFAVVVFGSMLKPQQAIGVDRYLSGEQTDSAAHVVLGSQQAISKDDVMMAVLSK